The DNA window CGAGGAGATCGTTGCAGTGAGGCGCCCCAACGCGCTGGAGCGCACTTACTATCCGTACAACACCGTCTGGCGTCAGGCGTTCCGCATCCGTTTTCCGCGCTCCAAGGAGGATGGTCGGCCGACGATCTCTCCGCGGGCGAGCTGGGTCGGGTTGCGCTTTGCAGGGGCGCACGGGGCCTCGGAGCTGATCTGGCAGATCGACGGCGATGGCGAGGGGGAAACGAAGCGTGCGGCAGCTGCGCCGCCGACGTCGCGCTGAGCCGCTCAGCGTTCCGCACTGAGCCGCTCAGCGTTCCGCACTGAGCCGCTCAGCGTTCCGCACTGAGCCGCTCAGAGTTCTGCGCTGAGCAGCTGGATCAGCGCGGGGACTTCTTCGAAGAGGCTGCGCAACGTTCGATGTTCCGCGATGAGCAAGAGCGCGCCGCTCGCTGCCGCCCGGGCCGTTGCTGGAGCCTGCTGGCCAGAGAGCAGCGCGCTGGCAAAGAGGATGTCCCCAGGACGTGCCGCCGCGGTGGGGGGCTCGTCGTCTTTCTCGAGCAGCTCGACCGTCCCGGCTCCGATGATGGCCAGCCCTGGTACCGGGTGTCCGCTCAAGAGGAACACCTCCCCTGGCTTCAAGAGCTGCACGCGGAGGCGCTCCAGGACATGACGAAGCTGATCGTCGTCGAGGTCACCGAGCGGACCGATGGTCGCCCCGGCGAAGGCTTGCAGTCGGTCTGCGACCTCTCGGAGGTCGTCGACGACCCACGGGCATGTGCGCAGCGCAATGTCGATGGTGTCCTGATCCCATACGGCGACGCGTGCACCCTCCGCGCCGGCCACGACACGGAGCGGGACGCCTTCGGTCAAGGTTCCACGGGAGGGGACGAGTGTGTGGGGGGTGGCGTGGATCGCAGGAGTGTCCACGATGCTGGTGCACACCGACGCTTCTCCAGCGAGGACCAGCGCAACACCGAATCCGGCAACCTCTTCATCCATCGTCAGTTGCTCGACGCGGGTGGCGCGCGCGAGTTGCTCGTGCATCTCTTCCGGCAGGTCGGCGAAGGCGTCCACGTTCGCCAGGTCCGCTGCCGTGAGCGCGTCTGTCTGCTCCGTGGGGGCGCAGTCGGGCAGCGAGCGCGGCGCACTTCCCGAACTCGAGGTAGGAGAGTCTGTCTTCGGTGGCAGAGGGTCGTGCGTCACCTGTGCAGGAGGCGCCGTTGCCACGGGAGCGTCGATGACGAACGAAGGTTCGGCGTTTGCTTTCTCTTCAGGTCTCTCCGTGGCGCGCCGCATCGGCTCGCTCGTGAGCGGAGCCGAGGGGATGATGGATGCTCTCCGTGGCGCGGAAGGCGCCGGGGGAGGTACCGAGCGGCGAGGGGGTCGAGTCGGGGTGGCTCCGGGAGGCCGTGGTGCGCTCTGCGAGGGGGAGCCGAGAGGCGTTGCGGGGTCGGTAACGGCGGCTGCTGCCTCGGTGGTGACCGGCCCAGGTATGCTTTCCGTCGAGCCAGATGAACTCGAGGTCGCGGCTGGGGCAGTCATTTTCCTGATGGGTGACGGCGCCACGGACGGCGGCGAGGATGTGGACGGTGACGACAGTGACGGCGGCGACATGGTGGACGCTGCCGCGGAGAAGGCCGGAGGAGGGATGGATGCGGTCCGCCGTGCGGGAGCCGCGGGGCGTATGGATGCCGTCGCTCGGGCAGGGGCTGTCGACGGAGCTGGCGCTGTCGGTGTCGCTTGTGCTCCAGGCGAGGTGGGCGACGGTGGCGCAGCCGTCAGCCCTGGTGGTGGGGGCGGCACGGACGCAGTGGGCGGAGGGACCAGGGTCGGACGCTTCGGAAGCTCGGCGAGCTGCGATGGGGTGCCCGCGGCCGAGTCTCCTGGTGTCAGCGGGCCGTTCACCGCTGGGGCAGGGCCTGCCCCTGTCGCAGGAGGCGCGCTCGGGGTGCGGGGGTGAGGCTTTGCATGCTCATTGGCCCCCTCCGGAGGCACGACGAGACCTTGCTTCGGAGGGACAGAGCTGACGGCGGTGGTCAGGCGGCCCGTCGGTGGGGTGCTCACCTTGCGAGCCGATGGCGCCACGGAGGGCTGCGCTTGTGCGGGCTTCCGTTTCAGTGACATCTCGGCGAGGGGAGCTGCCGAGGTCACGACATCGTCCTCGCCCTCCTCCTGCTGGGCGGCTGGCGTCGGACGATGGGCCACCAGGAAGGCGTCCTGCTCGCGGCTGAACACCTCCCCCGCGGAGCGACGCGGAG is part of the Chondromyces crocatus genome and encodes:
- a CDS encoding cyclic nucleotide-binding domain-containing protein produces the protein MRRATERPEEKANAEPSFVIDAPVATAPPAQVTHDPLPPKTDSPTSSSGSAPRSLPDCAPTEQTDALTAADLANVDAFADLPEEMHEQLARATRVEQLTMDEEVAGFGVALVLAGEASVCTSIVDTPAIHATPHTLVPSRGTLTEGVPLRVVAGAEGARVAVWDQDTIDIALRTCPWVVDDLREVADRLQAFAGATIGPLGDLDDDQLRHVLERLRVQLLKPGEVFLLSGHPVPGLAIIGAGTVELLEKDDEPPTAAARPGDILFASALLSGQQAPATARAAASGALLLIAEHRTLRSLFEEVPALIQLLSAEL